The genomic region AGAATAATATCATCCCGCCCCGTTTTGTGGAGCGTGTAGCGAATTGGGAATTCCCAACTGGCATTGTCGTAGTGATTGACCTCAATCGCTTCGACTTTGTTTTTCTTGCCGCCCCGATAGGCCTCGAGCTGTGCCTCTAGTTTGGATAGCGAATCCTCGGCCATGAATTCGCGAATATCGCGGTCTTTCCAATGGTCGAGTCGGCCCAAACTGGGGTTCAGGGGATTGGTGATAACCGAACGGACAAGACCAGATGTGTCTAGCACAATCGCTAAATCCGCCGCAGTCGCGACAATATCGTTAAAATGCTCAGGCGCGATAGGCGGGCCTGCGGGCTGATCCCAAAAATCTGTTCCGCGCGTGTTCATACGACGTTCCGTCCGTTTCCGTTACCTGTTCTCGGTCGCATCGTTTCGTTCAGTGCCTTGCGACGCTTGGGCGGGCTCAACGTCTGTTTTTGTTAGCCCACAAAATTCAAGCGCAGCTTCGATATCAGCGGTCGCGAAGTCCGCCCCTGTGATGCCGACCGTATCGAGGCCAGAGTCAATAATAGACCCCCCCACGATGACGGGCGTTATACGAGGAACGCTCTGCTTTATTATTTCCACCAAATCCTTTACGGATGCAAGCGTTCTGCGTCCAGCCGCCGTGACACCTATCATGTCATACTTAAAACGCTTCACCCGCTCGGCAACCTGCCGTGCGTGTTGAGACACGGAAATATGAACATCGTAACCACGCCGTCTAAGCTGATCGGCAACAACAAATACACCGAGCGTATGATGCTCAGGATACGGAACAACCAATAGAATCGTGCCGCGGTTTTTGACAATTTCGCGGCGTTGCTGCGTGGTCAGTCCACGCACTGTTTCCTGCAATCGGGCCGAGCCGATGGAAACCTCGGCAAAGCTCAAACTGTCATTGGCCCATCGGAAACCCATCAAACGGGCGGTCGCGGGAATGACATAGTCAATGGTATCCTCGATGCTGACACCTTCTTGGGCC from Rhodobacterales bacterium HKCCA1288 harbors:
- a CDS encoding cobalamin-dependent protein (Presence of a B(12) (cobalamin)-binding domain implies dependence on cobalamin itself, in one of its several forms, or in some unusual lineages, dependence on a cobalamin-like analog.); the protein is MTDAVVCETLAGETTALETGQRLCNTRGRQMTGRDYSGQYKEKDRPDLLTQASKTAFSSVLLVVRSRMTQDGDATSRKGTEKRTAEITSLAKAAISVLARQSAPTPEGLARRLETLSEAFISPEEAHRHDALTKLAQEGVSIEDTIDYVIPATARLMGFRWANDSLSFAEVSIGSARLQETVRGLTTQQRREIVKNRGTILLVVPYPEHHTLGVFVVADQLRRRGYDVHISVSQHARQVAERVKRFKYDMIGVTAAGRRTLASVKDLVEIIKQSVPRITPVIVGGSIIDSGLDTVGITGADFATADIEAALEFCGLTKTDVEPAQASQGTERNDATENR